CTGCATTTTCACCAGGGCTTGGAGCCGGGCTCTTGGCTTCCAAAGATGCCAAGAAAATGCACGTCTGCCTcaagaaaaacccaaatacaGCTGCAGCCCGAGTGCTTTTGAGAAACCCCACGCACCGgccaactctttttttttttaattgtttcataaCTTTCTATCTGCAGAGCACTCTAATATAATCAGGTACTCTGCACAGGGGATTAGCAGGCTTATATCCCGTGGATCCAATCAGGAAAGTCTATCAGCAAAACATACTTATGTTGATACAGCTATTATAATCTGCATAATTCTTCTGAGTTCACATACTTAATGGATAGCAAACAGAGTCATTACTGCTGCAACTTACATCCATAGGATCTCTATGAGCCATtcactgcagtgttttttattattcatagCTTTAGTTATTGATTTTCAGGAGAAGATACATGCTTTTAAGCACCATAAAagcaagagaggaaaacaaatagcACTATTCCAAGATTAATACGCTGCACATAATAAAAGTATGGCTGTCACATTGCACTGCATATAGCTGATGGAGCCTTGACAAATTCCATGCAAAATGGCTGAGTTGCTTAAGAAGcttgttaaataatttaaaggCAAGTTTTACTGGAGGCAGGAAAGTTCTTCCCCAAATCCAGTTTCTTAGATTTATGAGCTACGAGTATGTTAATCAACCAAAGTGGAGGATTCAGCCAAGATGTTTCCTCCCAGCAGGGCGGGAGGGTGGAGGGTTTAAGCAGGGATATATGATATGATAATGTGGTATTATCTGACCCCTGCGTGGCTCACATCTGCAAGGTGTCCAAGCCACGGTCCAGCAGACATGCTTGGATGCAATGGTGATTCACGATTGTCAAACCATGGGGCACCAGAGATCCTCTAAGGAGGAATCATATACCTGGACAGTGTCAGGACCGCTCATCCTGCCCCTTCCCACCTCTCCAGTGCAGGATTCATCTCAAACCCAGACAACTTGGTCACACCTCAAGATCCCTCCAGGGTCGGGACTGGCTACAAAGAGACTCTTCCCCTCTTGCTCCAATGCATTTCCCATAGGGAATTAATCTACCAGCACTGACCCTCCAGGAGGTACGAGTGATGCTTATGGACATCTTCAGGTTGCGCAGTCCAGAACTGGCACCGGGAAGGGCTGGCCAACTCCTGAGCATCTCAGCATGACAACAGCTCTTTTATTGCCTTGCAATCCCTGGCAGACAGACCTGCACTGCTAAACCAACTAGGTATATCAGCGCTAACATCCCTAGCAGAAAGGCTCCCAGCTTCAGGATATTTGCATGAGGAATAGCTTCCAGTGCCCAAGAGCCCCTTCAAAATCAACATCATAGGACAGCAAGCGCAAAGCCAAGCTCAAACCCAGCGGAGCATTGCAGAAAAGCAACACCACGCTGCTTTGTTCACTTCAAGGCTCACGTAGGAGGCAAAGGACCTTCCAAATTACTACATTTCTATAGCAACTAGGGTCCCACCATGGTCTTTTTGTTCCAGACATTGTACAGAGTGTCTCCATATTAATAACCCTGCTTCCCAAAGCAGCAGGGAACACgaagaaaaaacacccacaaagtCAAATGTAAGAAACCAGTCTGCTCCAATACCTAGGCAAGGAGGGATGCAGCTAGGGGAAGCTTGCCAAACACCAGTATTCAGTGTAGGCATCTAAAGGACCTTATAACCAGGCttccagggctgtgctggggatgCTTTGCAGCTTATGTCAAAGCTAGACTCACAAAAAGTCATCCCAACAGCTTCACACTCCCCTTTTCCAAGTCCACAGAAGAAGAGCTGGGTGTCTAAATCTTCCATACTTGACCTCCAAGACCCTACTTTCATGAACAAGTCCATTTATTCGCAGTTACTTAGGCAGCTCTGGCCACTGAAGCGCTGCTCATAAGATACTCGCCCTCCAAACAGCACAGCAACACAGGCAACAGCCCCAGTTTTGCTATGGGGAATGACCAAGGAAGGGGTTTACGTGACCACCCTTCCCCATCCATCCAAGCAAGctgttcctgccttttttttggggagggaaagggagtgGAAATCAGCCTGGGGATGAAGCTACTTGCTCTGAGAGCACCTTGCCATGCCATCACCTCTTCTGCATCCAAACTGCAAGAAGAGGAATGGCACCTTAAGTCATTTCCCACACAGGAAAGCATTGTCAAAACAGAGAATTGGAGATATTTTTCCTgatcccagccagcagcagctatCGCTCCTCAGTAGCAGGAGGCCACACCATCGAAGCCACGATGAAGGAGGGAGTTTTACTGTCCTGGGAGGAGCTCTAGGAGACAGCACACTCAAGCCAGTTCATTTTTCCCTGCATCAGTTACATCCACTCCCATTAAAGCTTCCAGGTGGCTGTAACTTTCATAAAAGCATCTCTGCAGAGACACCTCCCTTCCCAAGAGCGGCCTGTTAAGCAAAGCACTATTTAACTAAGATGGACGTATATATTTAAGGACCCCAGAAATTCTCCCTGTGCCACCCCCATGCTTGCAAAAAGGGAAATCTGTGATCCAAATGAAGCCTGGTGCTTGAGAAAGGCAAAGGATATCAGGCAGGTGATTTTATCCCAAATATAGCCATTTTGGGAGGACCCTCATCCTCGAGGGCAGGTGGGAGCTGGTTTGTACACAGCATCTTACCTCGTGGAGATCAGCAAGGCTCTCTGCGCCGTGCGCTCTGTTCTGCATTTATCCATTAATAAGAAGCTGTCAGAGTCCTGGTTCGTACCCATTAATCTCCTAATTGGCCATGCTTCCTAGCCCAACTCGGGAGTAACAGCTCCCCACGGGTCCTTTACGCCACACAGTTATATAGCACTGAGAGTTAGCACCTGCCAGAGGACCCGACCACCCCACTCCCACCCGCAACAAAAAAGCCAGTGGGGGAACAGGGACATTTGTCACCACCGGTATCATGATTAAAATGCTTTGGCATCACTCTGACAGCTTGGCATCCTCCAGCTCCGGTACCCTAACGTAAGGGCAGGCTGCCCAGCCCACGCCACAACTTGCAGAAACTCCTCTCCCCAAAACCTCTCttgaagagagaagaggaaccAGAGCAGATGGAGGCAAGGGGGAGACCGAGGCACGAGGCTTTAACTGCCCTGCGGCAAGCGTGGTGTGCTCCAGCGAAGGAGGAGGCTGTGAACCTCTTGGAGGTCTAACGCTGGAGCAGGAGAAGCCAGGCTCTGCTCTTCAGCTTTGTTAACGCCAACAGCTCAAGCTCTGCCTTGCACACGTGTATTTTGGAGCATGCCTAGGAGGCAGCAACAGTTTGCAAGACCTGCATGTTGCTCACTTGCAAAAATATCAGACCTGCTTCACTGATCCATACCCATCTAACATACGGTACCGGGTACTGCTGCTTGTCTAATGTATGTATTTACGCCATAACACACCAAAGCCGGGATGGGAGCACCCAGGCGACGAGGAGCACAGCACAACCCTGCACACGAGCAGCTCCAGCCCCCAGAAATACCCCTGGATGGGCAACAACGGCAGGGATTCACCGAGCCAGTCCCGAGACCAGCACCTCGCCCCTGCTTCCCAGGGGATTCAGGCTGCAAATATCCCCTTTAAGAGTCTTTTCCAAAGGGATAggttttttaaaggattttaattAAATCGAGTTTTCCTTGCTGCCCAATCTTCCTGCAGCACCCACACACAGCTAAAAGACATTCTCAGAACTGGCATATTTTGGGCAATTTCAATAATACTGCAAAATTATTCACCCGGGAGAAGAAATTTCACCCCACGCTCCTCATCCTGGCCATCTACAGCACCCAAATCCCACCCAACACCAGCTCCCACACACAGAGGCATCCCCTGCCTCCtcattttggggtttgggttttttttctgcttttcacatgaGCCCAAGAGCCACAACCACACAcgaaggagaaacagaaaaaccccgACACGTTTTGTATGTTGCATCCAGGGAGTTTATCAGCCCCAAATATCCCTTCTGTTATTTAACCACACAACACAAATATCACCACTGGGGACAAACCTTGCAGCAATACCTTCCCACAACCTTCAATCTCCAGAATCTGGATGCATCCAGCGAGGTCCCCAATGACAAAGTGGGGACCCTTCCAAGGCTCCTGCCCACACCCCCCTCCTGACATGACTTcaagaggatttttaaaattatcctgACCTTTTTGCAGAGCGGGCTCATTCCTGCCACCGTCCCGTGTCTCCTCTCGTGGGGgctgtccccagcagctccaCGGGTGTCTTTGGGGAGCCCCTCATATGTGGAAACCAGGGACCCCAGGCACTCTGCACCTCCTCAGCTGCAACAGGCAGAAATTCaggtgtattttttccacaACAGCAAACACGTTTCAGCCCCAACTCCTCCCAGCACACCACCAAGCCCCACATTGCAAGCAGGAACCCACCCACAACAAAAGgttcccaccccagcccctttGGTAcccacagccccaccacaggTGGGCACCATCACCACACTTTGCTCCCGATTAATTCCTGtctgcaggctgggggtgaTCCTCCCATCCCTATTTGACCCCAGTgcacttttcttccttgtttttagtctctttgttttgggttttttttgctggcaGTGCTCCATGAGGTAACGTAGGCCAGGTGTTTTCCAGGGCTCTCAGCACCTCGAATACACCGGAGCTGCCTGTTTACACCACCTTTTTATTTGAAATCGTGGAGAAATGCTaactttccctctttttttcacaCGCGCAAAGtaattttgatgctttttttttttcagaaaatgataataaaatatatagaatTGCTATAAACTCTAGTCGCTGTTAACACCTACAGGACAAGGCCACCGCGGGGCTGCACGCTTTTTTCCaaagcatggggaaaaaaaaaacacgggGGGGGATGGGGACCTTTCTGGAAACTTTCTGGAATCTTTAAATCTTAACGGTACTGCCGCGCGCTCTCGCGGCGCCGGCCCTCCCGCCCGCCAGGGGGCGCTAagcgcggggtggggggcgctTCCCCAACGGGGGAGGTACCGGAAGCGGCGGCGGAAATGGCGGCCGGTGCCCCCGAggccccgccgcggcggtgGTTGTCGGCCCCGGGCGGTGAGtgtggcggggcggggggaccTCCGGGTGTCCGTACCGGCTGGgcgcggccctgtgccccgcAGCAGCGTGAGCTCCGGGGACTGTGGGGAGACCccggggaggggacagggcGGTTGGGCTCCGGTGCCCGGTGAGGCACCCGCTCGGTTGGGCCCTGACGAGCCCCGGTGCCTGGTGAAGGAGCCCGGCGGGTTGAGCCCTGGTGCCTGTTAAGGACGCTGCTGAGCTGAGGAACGACGAGCCCCGGTGCCCGGTGAAGGAGCCTATTCGGTTGAGCCCTGATGAGCCCCAGTGCCCAGTGAGGACCCCAGCGGGTTGAGCCTCGACAAACCCCGCTGTCCAGCCACcaaggcagcagccagcagagccccagggcggctcccccagccccgccatGCCAGCCCAGGGGCCATCAGGGTTCCGTCGGGcgctggtggtgctggtggccgcgctgggctggctgctggccctgcagctgctgctcgaCCTGCGGGCACTGGGGCTGCTGTGCGGGGTGCTGGCGGTGCTGGGCAGCTGGCTGGGCCCCCGGGCCCTCAGTCCCCCTGGCCGGCGGCTCCGGCTGGAGCGTTTTgtcagctccctgcagcccctgccccactgcccGGCAGCTGAGGGGCGGCTGGAGAGGGAGATCGCCAGCACCATCCGCAAAGTGGTGCGGGACTTTGTTGCCTCCTGGTACCGCACCATCAGCAGTGAGCCAGCCTTTGAGGCTGAGGTGGAGAAGGCCATGATGGGCTTGGCTACCGAGCTGAGGCAGCGGATGGGGCAAGTGGACCGGCAAGCCCTGGCCCACCGCCTCCTTCTCCTCTGCGGCCACCACTTGCAGAGCTACCTGCGGGCCCGTGAGGCCCTGAAGGGCGATCTGGAGGGTGGCCAGACCCTGTGGCGGGAGTACAGCCGGCTGATGGAGCCGCACCCTGCCCtttccagcccagcagctgaggTGGGCTATACCCGGGCTGCTGTGGAGAAGCTGCTGCGGGCACTggtgcccccaccccacctggAGACGCGGACGGGACGCTTTGTGGTGGTGGAGCTAGTCACCTGCAACGTGCTCCTGCCAGCCATCAGGAAGGTGGCTGATCCTGACTGGATCAACCTGCTGCTCATCGGGGCTTTCTCCAAGAAGCTACGGGGTGAGGAGCcgccccctgcacccccagtgCCTGATTCTTTGCCCTTCACAGTGCAGACGGACGCTGCCGCTGCTGGGCCGTCCCCCTCCCCAAGGGCCGCAGAGGTGCCCAGGCGAGAGGCGGGGGCTGCTGGTGAGGACGGAGAGGACCGGACAAGCAGGCTGTGTCACACAGAGGAGCCCTTCCTCCACCCACGAGCCCTGGGCTCCCTCTTCCCCTGTGAGGGTTTGGAGCTGGAGTCCCCTGCAACTGATGCAGGCCaggacatggacctgctggCACCATCACCTGCAGGGGAGTTCCTTGATGAACCCCTCCAGGACACCTCCACTGTGCTGGAGGGACCGGCTGTTTCTGAGGATGGTATGGGTGACCTGGAGGAGGGCATCGCCACCAGCTTGGATGCCAgcctccttcccacctctgctttTGTACTGAGCTCCTGCCCTGACATCCAAATTGACCCCGCAgttgagaaggaagaggaaagcctgGCTGTGCTCAAAAAGTCCTCTTCGCAGAGGCCCTCTAGCTTGGGGAAAGATCTGGGGGCAGCAGAGGGCCCATCACAAAGCTCCCCAGACCCAGGGCAGACTCTGCCCTTGCTCTCATCCTCCCCAACGGCTTCCATCAGCACCTTCAGCTTTGAGCCCCTCAGCAGCCCCGACGGGCCGGTCGTCATCCAGAACCTGCGGATAACTGGGACCATCACTGCCCGAGAGCACAGCGGGACTGGCTTCCACCCCTACACCCTGTACACCGTCAAGGTAAAGTCACCCCTTTTCTCCCGACAGTCACCCCTTTTCCAagatccctgccctgctgtgggagCACAGGCTGGTGTTGGGAGATGGGGATTTGTGCCACGTGTCGTTTGGCAATAACTTTCGTCTGGGAGCAGGGGAATATCTGGCACAGTGTTTTCCCTGTAGACATTCTGGTGTGGGATAGGGGTTCCCACTCTTGGGGTTCCCACTCTTGTCCAAGGATCATGTGGGGCTGGTTGAGTCTTTTGTATCCTGTTTTCACCTTCATCTTGAGGGAGTTGTGTGCTGTGCAGCCCCTGTTTCTCAGGAAGGGTCAGTCTGAGGAACTGCTGCATGGGACCTCTGTGGGGTCTGGCAACTGCGGGGCCAAGAGGGGTCACAGCACAGGGAGATTGTTTTGGGGTCTGTAAGGATTATTAACTGTTGCCTTGCTCCTCAGTATGAGACGGCCCTGGAGAGTGAGAGCGCGGGCAGCCTTCAGCAAATGGCTTACCACACCGTGAACCGCCGTTACCGGGAGTTCCTCAACCTCCAGACCAGACTGGAGGAGAAACCGGAGCTCCGCAAGTTCCTGAAAAGTCAGTGCCTGCATTAGCTTCCTGAGAAAATACTTCTCCCTCTCACCCCAGTCTGTGCTCCTCTGCTCTAAGGGTATCCTGTCCTGCCTATGCAGCTCTGGATGCTGGGCTGTTTGTGATGCCCATGTCCGTGTTctgtgcagagctggctggaggagaaatttatttctttcagcaacaaTTCCAGTGTTTCAAAACATCCTTGTTGCCGTTCAGCTCACAACACTTGCTTGTGTAGTTTTGCATTTTGGCAACAAATAGAAACACTGGTGTCTGCAAGCGCCTTGTTTGCATCTAAGAAAGGAGAGTAATATGTGTTGAAAgtaagcttttttaaaaaaagaaaacaacgtTTCTTCTAATGCTACTGATGTATAAAACTTCATTGAATTTAGCATGTAATCCTTTGGTTTTGACAGATCTGGGGTTTtgactggaaagctgctttgttGAGAATTTTGGGGCTTTTGTGTGATCTAAAGTCCTTGTTCTAAACCGGTATTCTTGCTTCTTTAACATTAAAGGCACGGGTGACGCGGTATCAGCACAACACAAGTTCTGTATGGATTTAAGGTCTGATTCAGCCACCTTGCTTTGAAGGGCGTATTTTCTTGGGCTGATGCTGGGAAGTGTGCAGTGGTGGTCTAAAGCATGAGAGcattaagattttaaaacaactgtCCCAGTTTTCTCAAGCTTGCTAAtgggtttgtttcctttgtaGATATCAAAGGCCCAAAGAAACTGTTCCCTGATCTCCCATTTGGGAACATGGACAGCGATAAAGTGGAAGCCAGAAAAAGTCTGCTAGAATCTTTCTTGAAGGTGAGGTGCTTGCTTGTGCGCCCCTGTGAGCGAGAAAGCAGTGCTAAGGTCAGCTCTGTACTGACAGATGGTGGCGCATGTCAAATCTCTTCCACCTGTGCTTCACATGTTCAAGCTGGGAAATTGACACCAAAAACCCCCCTAAAGCTGCATCTTTCCTTGCAGCAATTGTGTGCAGTCCCTGAGATTGCAAACAGTGAGGAGGTGCAGGAGTTCCTCGCCCTGAACACTGATGCCAGGATCGCGTTCGTCAAGAAGCCCTTTGTTGTCTCCAGGATAGACAAGGTAGACAAGTGGGAAACTGGTATCTGAATCGCTTTTGGCTGCATGTAGACACGCCTCTTGGGCTTCAGTGTCTACGTATACGGCTGGCTGCTGTAGCAGTAGCCAGAAAACTCAAACGCTGTCTGTGTCGCTGGTCTCAGCTTGCCCAGAAAGCCATAAAGCTAGGAAGAGTCAGAGCCCGTCTCAAAGAGCCTGGGGGTCATaatggaaaacagagagagCGCTAGTCTGAAAACTCTTAATTCATATTCAAGGAGTaggaatatatttaataatCCTGCACGGAGCTGCTGACTTTTGCAGATCGTTGTCAATGCCATTGTGGACACCTTGAAGACGGCATTCCCCAGGTCAGAGCCCCAGAGCCCCACGGAGGATCTTAGCGAGTCTGAAGTGGATGGGAAATCTCAGACAGACGGGAAAAAGGCTAACAAGTAAGGGCTCCTTCAGCTTCCCCCGTGCTTTACGCATGAATTTCGTACATAAACTGACTCCATTGTGGGGAAAGGCTGAGTTGGTGCTTCACCTGCTGTGGATTATACGTTGCTGTTTTGTTGTAGCtgaattgttttctctttcacgTACCAAGCAAGGGTGTTTGAGTTCCTGTCGGGATAAAGGAATAAGAATGCTCAGGTTTTCACAGAAGGTGGGTTTCctcctgagggagctgggaagggTGGCATTTGCCAGCAAAGGTGTCGATGCTCCTGGAGAATCGCTTTTTACCCTGAAACGTGCGCGTGACCTAGGCATGTGGTGAGTCACTGCAAAACACAGCTATAAGTGGTCTCCCTGAAGGTTCACTCCTGCCTCTCCCATGTGTTTCACACAGCAACACGCCATCTTGCCCAGCGAACACTTGCATATTTATTTAGGAGTAGTGCTTAAGGTCATCGTGCGTACGTTGCACACCAAGTGTTTATTTGGTGTTGCTGGCAGTGAGGAGCCCAATTGTGCTCATCAGTGATTCTTCCcttacagaaaaagagaagatttCTGCACGagtatggctttttttttttccagaaaagtgatgttttgctagaaaaagctgctttggacaaaaagacaaaccaaaaaagTACAAGTTTTGAAGCGTCTTGGCTGAAAAGGACATTCCTTAATGATAAACAGGCTATTTTACAATTCGTCCCACAATTCCAAGCACCCTTTCATATCCTCCTTTCTGTGTGTGCGTGTTTATTATTGGATTTCACAATCCTGCTGAGTATGTTTCATCTCAGAGGCTTTTCTTTACGCTTTCCTGTGTATGCTGCAACGCTCACGCCTCGCTGAGCAGAAACACCTACATCTGCATGTAAGCTTATGTGTAACGTGCCTGCTGAAGAAGGTGTATGTATGCGATGGATGTTGGAAAGCCTTGGCTAGGCCCATGCGTCGTTGAGGAAAAGCGCTTTAATGCTTTTGTTGCATCGTTTTACTGCCACGTCTCAGTTATCCTGAGGGCAGATGCTTTTTTGAACTGCTTTAGGTCTAATCAGGCTTCTTAGCTTGGATGTGACACTGGAGAAAGATAGTTAGTCGGGTTCTTGGCTGAGGCTGGGGAAACTCATCACCCACAGCTTGCGGAGAAAAAGCCCTGACTGTGCTGTGTCTCTCCTCTCCAGGCCCAGGCTGAGGTTCTCATCCAGTAAAATTGCTCCAGTGCTGAGTGTGAGTGAAGCACATGACAGGATCGTGTACTCTATCAGGGAGGGCAGCGCTGTAAGTTCAGATCCCTCTTGCAATCCTTTCGTGATCCTAATCATTGCCCTGTTTGGGTGCTGGCTTGGAATAATCCAGGTGCAGGGGGgttgtggctgctgcagccttgtTTCCGCATGCCTTTGCAGAAAGGCAGTAAGCAGCCCAAGCTGTGCTGTTGGCTACAGCAAGGTGTAAACCAAGTGGTGGGAGGCTGTCTGGGTAGTGGAGATCTTGTATATCTGTTCCACTCCGGCTGCATGCAGCTCACCGCTGCGGTACTAATACACCTGTGCTTTCACAGGTCTCTGGCACCCTGTCGCTGGCTTCT
This sequence is a window from Phalacrocorax aristotelis chromosome 22, bGulAri2.1, whole genome shotgun sequence. Protein-coding genes within it:
- the SNX19 gene encoding sorting nexin-19 isoform X2, with protein sequence MAAGAPEAPPRRWLSAPGVQTDAAAAGPSPSPRAAEVPRREAGAAGEDGEDRTSRLCHTEEPFLHPRALGSLFPCEGLELESPATDAGQDMDLLAPSPAGEFLDEPLQDTSTVLEGPAVSEDGMGDLEEGIATSLDASLLPTSAFVLSSCPDIQIDPAVEKEEESLAVLKKSSSQRPSSLGKDLGAAEGPSQSSPDPGQTLPLLSSSPTASISTFSFEPLSSPDGPVVIQNLRITGTITAREHSGTGFHPYTLYTVKYETALESESAGSLQQMAYHTVNRRYREFLNLQTRLEEKPELRKFLKNIKGPKKLFPDLPFGNMDSDKVEARKSLLESFLKQLCAVPEIANSEEVQEFLALNTDARIAFVKKPFVVSRIDKIVVNAIVDTLKTAFPRSEPQSPTEDLSESEVDGKSQTDGKKANKPRLRFSSSKIAPVLSVSEAHDRIVYSIREGSAVSGTLSLASMESFIQKQEKLLEAVPTKAPEGEGGREAKESSVREYTVGLGALEQGAHPDTDSDSETALADLALDVLRLLLVDHWSWLCTENIQKVFHLLFGTLIQRWLEVQVVNLTCTQRWVQYLQLLQESIWPGGVLPAVPKPARTEEQKKAAAEQALQSLMEILPNVIQEILGTSKCRMSWKLVLESLGQPVINRHLVFCLLDILLEFLVLKGSTDELETAAVAPSASSSLDKTGISAH
- the SNX19 gene encoding sorting nexin-19 isoform X1; amino-acid sequence: MPAQGPSGFRRALVVLVAALGWLLALQLLLDLRALGLLCGVLAVLGSWLGPRALSPPGRRLRLERFVSSLQPLPHCPAAEGRLEREIASTIRKVVRDFVASWYRTISSEPAFEAEVEKAMMGLATELRQRMGQVDRQALAHRLLLLCGHHLQSYLRAREALKGDLEGGQTLWREYSRLMEPHPALSSPAAEVGYTRAAVEKLLRALVPPPHLETRTGRFVVVELVTCNVLLPAIRKVADPDWINLLLIGAFSKKLRGEEPPPAPPVPDSLPFTVQTDAAAAGPSPSPRAAEVPRREAGAAGEDGEDRTSRLCHTEEPFLHPRALGSLFPCEGLELESPATDAGQDMDLLAPSPAGEFLDEPLQDTSTVLEGPAVSEDGMGDLEEGIATSLDASLLPTSAFVLSSCPDIQIDPAVEKEEESLAVLKKSSSQRPSSLGKDLGAAEGPSQSSPDPGQTLPLLSSSPTASISTFSFEPLSSPDGPVVIQNLRITGTITAREHSGTGFHPYTLYTVKYETALESESAGSLQQMAYHTVNRRYREFLNLQTRLEEKPELRKFLKNIKGPKKLFPDLPFGNMDSDKVEARKSLLESFLKQLCAVPEIANSEEVQEFLALNTDARIAFVKKPFVVSRIDKIVVNAIVDTLKTAFPRSEPQSPTEDLSESEVDGKSQTDGKKANKPRLRFSSSKIAPVLSVSEAHDRIVYSIREGSAVSGTLSLASMESFIQKQEKLLEAVPTKAPEGEGGREAKESSVREYTVGLGALEQGAHPDTDSDSETALADLALDVLRLLLVDHWSWLCTENIQKVFHLLFGTLIQRWLEVQVVNLTCTQRWVQYLQLLQESIWPGGVLPAVPKPARTEEQKKAAAEQALQSLMEILPNVIQEILGTSKCRMSWKLVLESLGQPVINRHLVFCLLDILLEFLVLKGSTDELETAAVAPSASSSLDKTGISAH